From Candidatus Dadabacteria bacterium, one genomic window encodes:
- the lepB gene encoding signal peptidase I — protein MASREADHAEARILACEEAIERGSLHEIRASRKALRIFFEDNLRSYGKSALRQNAEAIVIAVALALAIRAFVFQPFKIPSGSMLPTLLVGDHILINKFVYGTRIPFTNKMFFPFSEIDRGDIIVFKLSGDNTTDFPMPGKGAFYVKRAVGIAGDEIDISGRDVLINGRAVEQTYTGNYEYPDQKFFSVADRYEQSLSGKNFSVIYKKGNSSTTSGKMSFPLVVPKGRIFVMGDNRDNSYDSRFWGFVPVENVYGKAFMIHWSWNLSNPGFADKVRWNRIFSGIE, from the coding sequence ATGGCCTCCAGGGAAGCCGATCACGCCGAAGCGAGAATACTTGCCTGTGAAGAGGCGATAGAAAGGGGTTCCCTTCACGAGATAAGGGCGTCAAGGAAAGCCCTTCGGATTTTTTTTGAAGACAACCTCAGGTCCTACGGCAAATCCGCTCTGCGACAGAACGCAGAAGCTATAGTGATAGCGGTGGCTCTCGCTCTGGCGATAAGAGCCTTCGTGTTTCAGCCCTTCAAGATTCCTTCGGGTTCAATGCTTCCGACGCTTCTTGTGGGTGATCATATACTGATAAACAAGTTTGTCTACGGAACAAGAATTCCTTTTACCAACAAGATGTTTTTTCCTTTCTCCGAAATTGACCGCGGCGACATCATAGTCTTCAAACTCAGCGGGGATAATACGACAGATTTCCCCATGCCCGGTAAAGGGGCTTTCTACGTAAAAAGAGCCGTGGGCATTGCCGGGGATGAAATAGACATAAGCGGAAGGGATGTCCTTATAAACGGCAGAGCTGTGGAGCAGACCTACACCGGGAACTACGAGTATCCGGACCAGAAATTCTTTTCTGTTGCCGACAGGTACGAGCAGTCGCTCTCCGGGAAAAATTTCAGCGTTATATATAAAAAGGGGAACAGCTCCACGACGAGCGGAAAAATGAGCTTTCCCCTTGTTGTTCCCAAGGGCAGGATTTTCGTCATGGGCGATAACAGGGACAACAGTTACGATAGCAGATTCTGGGGATTCGTGCCGGTGGAAAATGTTTACGGCAAGGCATTTATGATTCACTGGTCGTGGAATCTCTCTAACCCGGGTTTTGCGGATAAGGTAAGGTGGAATAGAATTTTTTCGGGAATCGAGTGA
- a CDS encoding guanylate kinase, with protein MSGKLFVISGPSGSGKTTIVTRVLSNLEDLRFSISYTTRSMRAGEVRGEHYEFVSGEEFQSMIKQGFFAEWAEVHGNFYGTPKAEIEKWIKTGVDVILDIDVQGAKRLRGVFDDTVFIFVVPPSLEVLEQRLRDRKSEEEGDISTRLGIVKEEVACSKCYDYIIINDEADIAARRIEAVILSQRRGDSEDSRRRMLAATRDSKTENVYGPVFLRRFGLK; from the coding sequence ATGAGTGGGAAGTTGTTTGTGATATCCGGTCCGTCGGGAAGCGGAAAAACAACGATTGTCACCCGTGTTCTGTCAAACTTGGAGGACCTCCGTTTCTCTATTTCCTACACAACAAGATCAATGCGTGCGGGAGAAGTCCGCGGAGAGCACTACGAGTTTGTTTCCGGAGAAGAATTCCAGAGCATGATCAAGCAGGGCTTCTTTGCCGAGTGGGCTGAGGTGCACGGAAATTTCTACGGCACGCCGAAGGCTGAAATAGAAAAATGGATAAAAACGGGTGTTGACGTCATTCTGGATATAGATGTTCAGGGGGCAAAAAGGCTGAGGGGCGTGTTTGACGATACAGTCTTCATATTTGTTGTCCCGCCGTCTCTAGAGGTTCTCGAGCAAAGACTAAGAGACAGAAAATCAGAGGAAGAGGGGGACATCTCCACTCGTCTCGGAATTGTCAAGGAGGAGGTGGCCTGCTCGAAGTGCTATGATTATATTATAATTAATGATGAGGCGGATATTGCGGCTAGGAGAATTGAGGCCGTCATTCTTTCGCAAAGACGAGGGGATAGCGAAGATTCCCGCCGGCGGATGCTCGCCGCTACTCGGGACTCGAAGACGGAAAATGTGTACGGCCCCGTTTTTCTTAGGAGATTCGGTCTTAAGTGA
- a CDS encoding bifunctional (p)ppGpp synthetase/guanosine-3',5'-bis(diphosphate) 3'-pyrophosphohydrolase: MIRLNDIIDKVASYSDIENEDLDCIKKAYVYSAKVHSGQKRVSGEPYLSHPLEVSSILANLKLDVPSIVTGLLHDTIEDTLATREEIERNFGSEIAFLVDATTKISRLPHVSDVEKQAESFRKLILATAEDIRVVLIKLADRLHNMRTLQYLPEDRRKKIAIETMEIYAPLAHRLGMNWISVELEDLAFKFSEPGEYERISQTVSAKKKDWEKYTTEIVSLINGKMKEFGIQGDVSWRFKHLYGIYSKMKKGNISLRNIYDILGFRIVTASENECYQVLGAVHSLWKPIPGKIKDYIALPKANNYQSIHTAVIGPFGEQMEIQIRTERMHRIAEYGVAAHWRYKEGNSIENGNDQIYSNLRHLVELKDIKDSTEYIEAIKGELILDVVYVYTPNADLLEFPVGATPVDFAYSIHTDIGNHCSQAFVNHKLVPLNYELKTGDMVEVVTSRNRAPNRQWLDFVVTSKAKNRIRSWLRQEENRKAEQIGEAITHRKLATKGFNLRHLREKKKFEKSLAKLQFSGVKDFYRAVGFGNAAVNDLLKEMHPRKFAEGTEKSERIKNIVNRISKDEYKDAVLVKRYDNILIKFGKCCNPVPGEKIIGFITRGRGITVHVYNCPKLLEVDPERRIEVAWNDEYSGRIPIGLSVRCENRKGILSELTSTVSGLNVDIVSADASEDGVGQGDVRFEVAVENIKQLEKLIESLKNLGGVISVERLTETPHHQPNDLN; encoded by the coding sequence GTGATCAGGCTAAACGACATCATTGACAAGGTTGCTTCCTACTCGGATATCGAGAACGAAGATCTTGACTGCATAAAAAAAGCCTATGTGTATTCGGCCAAGGTTCACTCCGGTCAGAAAAGAGTTTCCGGAGAACCGTACCTGAGTCATCCTCTTGAGGTTTCTTCCATACTCGCGAACTTAAAACTTGACGTCCCCTCCATAGTTACCGGGCTTCTTCACGACACGATAGAGGACACTCTTGCGACTCGCGAGGAAATCGAACGGAATTTCGGAAGCGAGATAGCTTTTCTCGTCGACGCTACCACGAAAATAAGCCGTCTTCCCCATGTTTCCGATGTGGAAAAACAGGCCGAAAGCTTCCGCAAGCTGATACTCGCCACGGCTGAGGACATAAGGGTTGTGCTGATAAAACTCGCCGACAGGCTGCACAACATGAGAACGCTCCAGTATCTGCCTGAGGACAGACGGAAAAAGATTGCTATTGAAACCATGGAAATTTACGCGCCGCTTGCTCACCGCCTCGGAATGAACTGGATATCGGTTGAGCTGGAGGACCTGGCGTTTAAGTTCTCCGAGCCGGGTGAATACGAGCGTATCAGCCAAACCGTGTCTGCAAAGAAAAAAGATTGGGAAAAGTACACCACTGAGATCGTCTCGCTTATTAACGGCAAGATGAAGGAATTCGGAATTCAAGGGGATGTCTCATGGAGATTCAAGCATTTATACGGCATCTACAGCAAGATGAAAAAGGGCAATATAAGCCTGCGCAATATTTATGACATACTGGGTTTCCGGATCGTTACTGCGAGTGAAAACGAATGCTATCAGGTCTTGGGAGCGGTGCATTCCCTTTGGAAACCAATTCCGGGAAAAATAAAAGACTATATAGCCCTTCCTAAGGCCAACAACTACCAGTCCATTCACACGGCCGTAATAGGGCCGTTCGGAGAACAGATGGAGATCCAGATACGAACTGAGCGGATGCACCGAATCGCGGAATACGGCGTTGCCGCTCACTGGAGGTACAAGGAGGGAAATTCTATTGAGAACGGAAACGACCAGATCTACTCAAACCTCCGTCATCTCGTCGAGTTAAAGGACATAAAAGACTCAACTGAGTACATAGAAGCCATAAAGGGGGAGCTCATACTGGATGTCGTGTATGTCTACACTCCCAACGCGGACCTCCTTGAGTTTCCCGTGGGTGCAACTCCGGTTGACTTTGCATATTCGATTCACACCGACATAGGCAACCACTGCTCCCAGGCTTTTGTTAACCATAAACTTGTTCCTCTTAACTACGAGCTTAAAACTGGAGACATGGTGGAAGTTGTGACTTCCAGGAACAGGGCTCCTAACAGGCAGTGGCTTGATTTTGTCGTTACCTCAAAGGCTAAAAACAGAATAAGAAGCTGGCTGAGACAGGAGGAAAACCGCAAGGCCGAGCAGATTGGAGAGGCAATAACTCACAGGAAACTTGCGACGAAAGGATTTAACCTGCGCCACTTGCGAGAGAAGAAAAAGTTTGAGAAATCTCTGGCGAAGCTTCAGTTCTCGGGAGTAAAGGACTTTTACAGGGCGGTCGGATTCGGCAATGCCGCGGTAAACGATCTTCTTAAGGAAATGCATCCCAGGAAATTCGCTGAAGGCACCGAGAAAAGCGAAAGAATAAAAAACATAGTGAACAGGATATCCAAGGACGAGTACAAAGACGCCGTGCTCGTCAAGAGATATGACAACATACTCATAAAGTTCGGCAAGTGCTGCAACCCGGTTCCCGGGGAGAAGATCATAGGCTTCATAACCAGAGGCAGAGGGATAACCGTGCATGTCTACAATTGCCCCAAGTTGCTTGAGGTAGACCCTGAAAGGAGAATAGAGGTTGCCTGGAACGACGAGTATTCGGGGCGGATACCAATTGGTCTTTCGGTTAGGTGCGAGAACAGAAAAGGTATCCTCTCTGAACTGACAAGCACGGTTTCGGGACTCAATGTCGACATTGTCAGTGCCGATGCAAGCGAAGATGGGGTTGGACAGGGAGATGTGAGGTTCGAGGTAGCGGTGGAGAATATCAAGCAACTTGAAAAACTTATTGAATCGCTTAAGAATCTTGGGGGAGTGATCTCGGTTGAGAGATTAACGGAAACCCCACACCACCAGCCGAATGACCTGAACTAA